In a genomic window of Salegentibacter salegens:
- a CDS encoding M48 family metalloprotease has translation MKQKDTLKFENKIVPDEIWRETYVALSHYPELKDTPIEFKFKKKIQKSFMQAQPKVSGLLKNKKNRSYFVMISEHIKIEDEVFDVKNVPSDVLIGWIGHELGHIMDYRERSAVNMVWFGVKYLTSKRYIQEAERAADTYAVNHGLGKYIIATKDFILNHTHLADTYKARIKKLYLSQEEIMALIDEIDEDDD, from the coding sequence ATGAAACAGAAAGATACTTTAAAGTTTGAAAATAAAATTGTGCCCGATGAAATTTGGAGAGAGACCTATGTGGCACTATCCCACTACCCCGAGTTAAAAGACACGCCTATTGAATTTAAGTTTAAAAAGAAAATTCAGAAATCTTTTATGCAGGCGCAGCCAAAAGTTTCAGGCTTGCTAAAAAACAAAAAGAATCGTAGTTATTTTGTGATGATAAGCGAACACATTAAAATTGAAGATGAAGTTTTTGATGTAAAAAATGTTCCTTCTGATGTACTTATTGGATGGATTGGGCACGAGTTGGGTCACATTATGGATTATCGCGAACGCAGTGCAGTAAATATGGTATGGTTTGGAGTTAAATATCTAACTTCAAAACGGTATATTCAAGAAGCTGAAAGAGCTGCAGATACCTATGCAGTAAACCACGGACTCGGAAAATATATTATCGCTACTAAAGATTTTATCTTAAACCACACCCATCTCGCTGATACCTACAAAGCCAGAATTAAAAAACTTTACCTTTCGCAAGAAGAGATTATGGCTTTAATTGATGAAATTGATGAAGACGACGATTAG
- a CDS encoding GH3 family domain-containing protein — translation MPIVGSLIKSLIDLRDNIVSEPEAEEAQKEVLTRLLKKAKDTQFGKHYDFESILKSDDVQKTFAQKVPYFDYNKLNKEWWYKLHDGEKDVTWPGRPPYFAVSSGTTGTSSKRIPVTDEMLESIRKAGIKQVSALSNFDLPPDFFEKEIMMLGSSTDLEKEGDHQEGEISGISASNIPFWFRGYYKPGEEISKIEEWDERVQRIAENAKNWDIGALSGIPSWLELMMKKVIEYNNLDNIHDIWPNLKVYASGGVAFEPYEKSFNALLGHPITVIDTYLASEGFLAVQARPETNAMKLILDNGIYFEFVPFKAEYINQDGSIVEDAPVISLDEVEEEKDYVLLISTVSGAWRYLIGDTIKFTDVERKEIRITGRTKFFLNVVGSQLSVNKMNDAVQELEDKFDIKIPEFTLAAVRIDGEFHHHWYLGTEGDTPEEELKEALDESLKNANKNYKVARSKALKGVKVTKVHPNIFPEWSAANKKKGGQVKMEKVMDEEKFAKWEKFVNEQKA, via the coding sequence ATGCCCATAGTAGGTTCCTTAATAAAAAGCCTTATAGATCTTCGCGACAACATAGTTTCAGAACCGGAGGCAGAAGAAGCCCAAAAAGAGGTTCTTACCAGGTTACTTAAAAAAGCAAAAGACACTCAATTTGGTAAACATTACGATTTTGAATCGATTTTAAAGTCAGATGATGTTCAAAAAACCTTTGCCCAAAAAGTACCCTATTTTGATTACAATAAGCTTAATAAGGAATGGTGGTATAAATTACACGATGGCGAAAAAGACGTAACCTGGCCGGGTAGACCGCCTTATTTTGCAGTGAGTTCAGGTACTACCGGGACAAGCAGTAAGCGTATTCCGGTTACCGATGAAATGCTGGAATCTATTAGAAAAGCAGGAATAAAACAGGTGAGTGCTTTAAGTAATTTTGATCTTCCCCCAGATTTCTTTGAAAAGGAAATCATGATGCTGGGAAGCTCTACCGATCTTGAGAAAGAAGGAGATCACCAGGAAGGTGAAATTAGCGGAATTAGCGCAAGTAATATCCCATTTTGGTTTCGCGGATATTATAAACCAGGGGAAGAAATTTCAAAAATTGAAGAATGGGATGAGCGCGTTCAACGTATTGCCGAAAACGCTAAAAACTGGGATATTGGAGCCTTAAGCGGCATTCCCTCCTGGCTTGAGCTTATGATGAAAAAGGTTATTGAATATAATAACCTGGATAATATACACGATATCTGGCCTAACTTAAAGGTTTACGCTTCCGGCGGGGTTGCCTTTGAACCTTACGAAAAGAGTTTTAATGCTTTGCTGGGCCACCCAATTACGGTTATTGATACTTACCTGGCTTCAGAAGGATTTTTGGCAGTGCAGGCACGACCCGAAACTAACGCGATGAAGCTGATTCTGGACAACGGAATTTATTTCGAATTTGTTCCGTTTAAAGCCGAATATATCAACCAGGATGGTTCTATAGTTGAAGATGCACCGGTGATTTCTTTAGATGAAGTTGAAGAGGAAAAGGATTATGTTTTACTAATTAGTACTGTTTCCGGGGCTTGGAGATATCTTATTGGAGATACTATTAAATTTACCGATGTGGAACGCAAAGAAATTCGTATAACCGGAAGAACAAAATTCTTCTTAAACGTGGTGGGTTCTCAACTTTCAGTAAATAAAATGAATGATGCAGTGCAGGAGCTTGAAGATAAATTTGATATAAAAATTCCTGAGTTTACGCTGGCCGCGGTAAGAATTGATGGAGAATTTCATCACCACTGGTATTTAGGAACCGAAGGCGATACTCCAGAAGAAGAACTTAAAGAAGCTTTAGATGAATCTTTAAAAAATGCTAATAAGAATTATAAAGTAGCCCGTTCTAAAGCTTTAAAAGGGGTTAAAGTGACTAAAGTTCATCCAAATATTTTCCCGGAGTGGAGTGCTGCCAATAAGAAAAAAGGCGGACAGGTGAAAATGGAAAAAGTTATGGACGAGGAGAAATTTGCAAAATGGGAAAAATTCGTAAACGAACAAAAAGCCTAA
- a CDS encoding NAD(P)/FAD-dependent oxidoreductase — translation MKYQYQIRLSPEEAVNQQKLKRAVARHGGIALKDITYVNILKRSIDARQKAIKINLKVDVYVKEAFTEDKIYLPDYQNVKNKEKIIIVGAGPAGLFAALRFIELGFKPIIIERGKDVRTRRRDLKALNIEHIVNEDSNYCFGEGGAGTYSDGKLYTRSKKRGDVDRILKLFVGFGATPEIMVDAHPHIGTNKLPAIIADIRELIINCGGEVLFETRLTDILIVNNEVTGIKTLKGDMINAKKIILATGHSARDIFELLHRKNIEIEAKSFALGVRVEHPQELIDQIQYKCDSRGEFLPPSPYSIVKQVKGRGMYSFCMCPGGIIAPCATAPGEVVTNGWSPSKRDQPTANSGIVVELRLSDFKNTEKNPLAAMEFQKQIEQKAWLEGGSTQKVPAQRLVDFTQGKISENLPVTSYKPGVTSADLGNVFPEFIHKTLQEGFKEFNKSMRGFLTNEAVVHAPESRTSSPVRIPRDPYSFEHVQIKGLYPCGEGAGYAGGIISAAIDGERCAEKCVESMQKS, via the coding sequence ATGAAGTACCAGTACCAAATAAGATTAAGTCCCGAAGAAGCTGTAAATCAGCAAAAACTTAAACGGGCAGTTGCCCGGCACGGGGGCATAGCTCTAAAAGATATCACGTATGTGAATATTTTAAAACGATCTATTGATGCCCGGCAAAAGGCCATAAAGATCAATTTAAAAGTTGATGTTTATGTGAAAGAAGCATTCACGGAAGATAAAATCTATCTCCCCGATTACCAGAATGTGAAAAATAAAGAGAAAATTATAATTGTTGGCGCTGGTCCTGCGGGCTTATTTGCTGCCCTTCGTTTTATTGAATTAGGCTTTAAACCAATTATTATTGAACGCGGAAAAGATGTAAGAACCCGGCGTAGGGATTTAAAAGCACTCAATATTGAACATATTGTAAATGAAGATTCTAATTACTGTTTTGGTGAAGGTGGTGCGGGAACTTACAGCGATGGTAAACTTTATACCCGATCTAAAAAACGCGGTGATGTAGACCGAATTTTAAAATTATTCGTTGGCTTTGGCGCTACTCCAGAGATTATGGTAGATGCGCACCCGCATATTGGAACCAATAAACTTCCGGCGATTATTGCTGATATTCGGGAGCTCATAATTAACTGCGGCGGGGAGGTCCTTTTTGAAACGAGGCTAACCGATATTCTTATTGTTAATAATGAAGTTACCGGAATTAAAACTTTAAAAGGCGACATGATTAATGCAAAAAAAATTATCCTGGCAACGGGACATTCGGCCAGGGATATTTTTGAGCTTTTGCATAGAAAAAATATAGAAATTGAAGCCAAATCTTTTGCGCTTGGGGTTAGGGTAGAGCATCCCCAGGAGCTTATAGATCAAATTCAGTATAAATGCGATTCCAGGGGAGAATTTCTTCCGCCTTCGCCTTATAGTATCGTGAAGCAGGTAAAGGGTAGGGGAATGTATTCTTTTTGTATGTGTCCCGGCGGGATTATAGCTCCCTGCGCCACCGCACCGGGTGAAGTAGTTACCAATGGCTGGTCTCCCAGTAAACGCGATCAACCAACCGCAAACTCAGGGATTGTGGTAGAATTAAGACTATCAGATTTTAAAAATACCGAAAAAAATCCGCTTGCGGCAATGGAATTTCAAAAGCAAATTGAACAAAAAGCCTGGTTGGAAGGCGGAAGTACACAAAAAGTACCGGCGCAACGCTTAGTAGATTTTACGCAAGGAAAAATTTCTGAAAACCTTCCGGTAACTTCCTATAAACCCGGAGTCACTTCTGCTGATTTAGGAAATGTATTTCCGGAATTTATTCATAAAACTTTACAGGAAGGCTTTAAAGAATTCAACAAAAGCATGCGGGGTTTTTTAACCAATGAGGCCGTGGTGCACGCCCCTGAATCCAGAACTTCTTCCCCGGTAAGAATTCCGCGGGACCCTTACAGTTTTGAACATGTGCAAATAAAAGGGCTATATCCCTGCGGGGAAGGTGCCGGTTACGCCGGTGGGATTATTTCGGCAGCAATAGATGGAGAAAGGTGTGCCGAAAAATGTGTGGAAAGTATGCAGAAATCTTAA
- a CDS encoding carboxymuconolactone decarboxylase family protein — protein MNATARYPMVSYEEASPEVQEIYDDTKKTLQLPFVLNWFKCQGTNATLLKGNWSKLKNTLMEGEVPNVLKQLIIYNVSKERGCNYCSHAHGIFADSMSAMISEDEGFKATENINSPSMPASFRTAVKIVTHAALNHSEVSDEDFEELEKAGFSQTEIQELMAQADLVNMLNTIADVSGIKIDNELLETPE, from the coding sequence ATGAACGCTACAGCACGTTATCCTATGGTTTCTTATGAAGAAGCCTCTCCCGAAGTTCAGGAAATTTATGATGATACCAAAAAAACCCTTCAACTTCCATTTGTTTTAAACTGGTTTAAATGCCAGGGCACCAACGCCACCCTATTAAAAGGAAACTGGAGTAAATTAAAGAATACCTTGATGGAAGGAGAAGTACCTAATGTGCTTAAACAACTCATTATTTACAATGTATCTAAGGAACGTGGCTGCAATTATTGCTCTCACGCACACGGAATTTTTGCCGATAGCATGAGTGCTATGATTTCGGAAGATGAAGGTTTTAAAGCTACAGAAAATATAAATTCTCCTTCTATGCCAGCCAGTTTTAGAACTGCGGTAAAAATTGTGACTCATGCGGCGCTTAACCATAGTGAAGTTTCAGACGAAGATTTTGAAGAATTAGAAAAAGCCGGATTTTCTCAAACAGAAATCCAGGAATTAATGGCCCAGGCCGATTTAGTGAATATGCTGAATACCATAGCTGATGTTTCTGGAATCAAGATAGACAACGAATTACTGGAAACCCCAGAATAA
- a CDS encoding histidine kinase: protein MESLQDRTSRVYRITYETFSKFSNNLNRCKSLEEVSQVSVRFLKYLLNFHLFRISVNQAGSYLVYCQCNAKGEFELISKENLLTHELQILENNIPIKTEEIPSQLSEKIISNTLDSPALWCWTFKKMDVDFTVSLISDKNKAFDVGDIEMLKLISDSFQAKFQEIHLKEELYHKNQSLLQALDVIKIQNKKINQIVENQKQTIANRTKEVVEKNEKLLHISALNAHNVREPLSRIQGIVQLFEAFDDKTCREELLPKLKQSSEEMDQVLREVIEMASSELTQLKAKKL from the coding sequence ATGGAATCTTTACAGGATAGAACCTCCCGGGTTTATAGAATTACTTACGAAACTTTTTCAAAATTCAGCAACAATTTAAATCGTTGTAAGAGTTTGGAAGAAGTTTCCCAGGTTTCTGTGCGCTTCTTAAAATACCTACTTAATTTCCATCTTTTTAGAATTAGTGTAAACCAGGCAGGATCTTATTTGGTGTATTGCCAGTGTAATGCAAAGGGTGAATTTGAACTTATTTCAAAAGAAAATTTACTTACCCACGAACTGCAGATTTTAGAGAATAATATTCCCATTAAAACTGAAGAAATCCCGTCTCAACTAAGTGAAAAAATTATTTCTAATACTTTAGATTCTCCAGCTTTATGGTGCTGGACCTTTAAAAAGATGGATGTGGATTTTACTGTTTCCCTAATATCAGATAAAAATAAAGCTTTTGATGTTGGAGATATTGAAATGCTAAAATTAATAAGCGATAGTTTCCAGGCGAAATTTCAGGAGATTCACTTAAAAGAAGAACTTTATCATAAGAACCAGTCGTTGTTACAGGCTTTAGACGTAATTAAAATCCAGAATAAAAAAATCAATCAAATAGTAGAAAACCAAAAGCAAACCATTGCCAACCGCACTAAAGAAGTGGTAGAGAAAAATGAGAAATTACTGCATATTTCAGCTTTAAATGCTCATAATGTGAGGGAGCCATTATCTCGAATTCAAGGCATAGTACAGCTTTTTGAAGCTTTTGACGATAAAACCTGCCGGGAAGAACTTTTGCCAAAACTCAAACAATCCTCAGAAGAAATGGACCAGGTTTTAAGAGAAGTAATTGAAATGGCTTCTTCCGAATTAACCCAGCTAAAAGCAAAAAAGTTATGA
- a CDS encoding response regulator: protein MSTIILVDDQPIANFITRKLLEIEGYDKDVVDFTNPEEALAYLEERQNTLIFLDLNMPEMNGWEFLDSLKTKGHQHRIIILTSSTSAVDRNKAKEYPSVIEFIEKPLNKNKFARLQPILQYS from the coding sequence ATGAGTACCATTATCCTGGTAGACGACCAGCCCATAGCCAATTTTATTACCCGAAAACTACTGGAAATAGAAGGTTATGATAAAGATGTTGTAGATTTCACCAATCCCGAAGAAGCCCTGGCCTATTTAGAAGAACGGCAAAACACGCTTATATTTTTAGATTTAAATATGCCCGAAATGAATGGTTGGGAATTTCTTGATTCATTAAAAACTAAGGGACATCAACATAGAATAATTATTCTTACCTCCAGCACCAGTGCTGTAGATCGCAATAAAGCTAAAGAATATCCTTCGGTTATAGAATTTATAGAAAAGCCTTTAAACAAAAATAAATTTGCTCGGCTCCAACCGATTTTGCAATATTCGTAA
- a CDS encoding DUF3820 family protein translates to MSLKPNHKALLELAHAKMHFGKYKGYYLSDIPEYYLVWYRQKGFPEGKLGQQMSEVFELKLNGMEQLLRDIRRKFPKR, encoded by the coding sequence ATGAGTTTAAAACCAAACCATAAAGCCCTTTTAGAACTTGCCCATGCTAAGATGCATTTCGGGAAATACAAAGGCTATTATTTAAGCGACATTCCTGAATATTATTTGGTTTGGTATCGACAAAAAGGGTTCCCGGAAGGAAAGCTTGGCCAGCAAATGAGTGAAGTCTTTGAACTTAAACTCAACGGAATGGAACAATTGCTTAGGGATATAAGAAGAAAGTTTCCAAAACGCTGA
- a CDS encoding CTP synthase: protein MAETKYIFVTGGVSSSLGKGIIAASLAKLLQARGFRTTIQKLDPYINVDPGTLNPYEHGECYVTEDGAETDLDLGHYERFLNVNTSQANNVTTGRIYQSVIEKERRGEFLGKTVQVVPHITNEIKDRIQILGQNGDYDIVITEIGGTVGDIESLPYIEAVRQLKWELGDENALIIHLTLVPYLAAAGELKTKPTQHSVKTLMESGLKADILVCRTEHELSDDIRRKLAIFCNVRQEAVIQSIDAATIYDVPNLMLKEGLDTVTLKKLHLPDETTPNLDRWNQFLDRHKNPKAEITIGLIGKYVELQDSYKSILESFIHAGAENEVKVNVESIHSEFINENTIDHKFANLDGVLVAPGFGERGVEGKIDAVKYARQHNLPFLGICLGMQMAVIEFARNVLKLKTANSTEMDPKTKHPVIDLMEEQKEVTHKGGTMRLGAWDCKLTEGSKIQKAYNKTEIKERHRHRYEYNNKYKKELEKAGMLSTGINPETGLVEVIELKDHPWFVGVQYHPEYKSTVATPHPVFIAFIKAAYDFSKNKKNASLA, encoded by the coding sequence ATGGCCGAAACCAAGTATATTTTTGTCACCGGCGGCGTTTCTTCTTCCCTCGGAAAAGGAATTATAGCAGCTTCCCTGGCAAAATTACTGCAAGCGCGTGGATTTAGAACCACTATTCAAAAACTCGACCCCTACATTAACGTAGATCCCGGCACCTTAAATCCTTATGAACATGGGGAATGCTATGTTACCGAAGATGGCGCCGAAACCGATCTTGACCTTGGCCATTACGAACGTTTTTTAAATGTAAATACTTCCCAGGCAAACAATGTCACTACCGGCCGTATTTACCAAAGTGTAATTGAAAAAGAACGCCGTGGAGAATTTTTAGGAAAAACCGTACAGGTGGTTCCGCATATTACTAACGAAATTAAAGATCGCATCCAGATCTTGGGTCAAAATGGCGATTACGACATCGTAATTACCGAAATTGGCGGAACAGTAGGCGATATAGAATCCTTACCATATATTGAAGCGGTACGTCAATTAAAATGGGAATTAGGCGATGAAAATGCGTTAATTATTCATCTCACCCTTGTTCCTTATCTTGCCGCTGCAGGCGAACTTAAAACCAAACCAACCCAGCACAGTGTAAAAACTTTGATGGAAAGCGGACTTAAAGCAGATATTTTGGTTTGTAGAACCGAGCACGAACTTTCAGATGATATTCGCCGTAAACTGGCTATTTTCTGTAACGTGAGACAGGAAGCGGTAATTCAAAGTATTGATGCAGCTACTATTTACGATGTTCCAAATTTAATGCTGAAAGAAGGCCTGGACACCGTAACCTTAAAGAAATTACATTTACCCGACGAAACCACTCCCAATTTAGACCGGTGGAACCAGTTTTTGGATAGACACAAAAATCCTAAAGCTGAAATCACTATTGGTTTAATCGGGAAATATGTTGAGTTACAGGATTCTTATAAATCTATCCTTGAATCATTTATTCACGCAGGTGCCGAAAATGAAGTGAAGGTAAATGTAGAAAGTATTCATTCTGAATTTATAAATGAGAATACTATAGACCATAAATTCGCAAATTTAGACGGAGTTCTGGTTGCACCAGGATTTGGAGAACGCGGTGTGGAAGGAAAAATTGACGCGGTAAAATACGCAAGACAGCATAATTTACCATTTTTGGGTATTTGCTTAGGAATGCAAATGGCAGTAATTGAATTTGCAAGAAACGTATTAAAGTTAAAAACTGCCAATTCTACCGAAATGGATCCTAAAACTAAACACCCGGTTATAGATCTTATGGAAGAGCAAAAAGAGGTTACTCATAAGGGCGGAACAATGCGACTTGGCGCCTGGGATTGTAAACTTACCGAAGGTTCTAAAATTCAAAAGGCTTACAATAAAACCGAGATCAAAGAAAGACATCGCCACCGCTACGAATACAACAATAAATATAAGAAGGAGCTGGAAAAAGCGGGAATGCTTAGTACAGGAATTAACCCCGAAACCGGCCTGGTAGAAGTTATAGAATTAAAAGATCATCCCTGGTTTGTGGGTGTTCAATACCACCCGGAATACAAAAGTACGGTTGCGACTCCGCACCCGGTTTTTATAGCCTTTATAAAAGCGGCCTACGATTTCTCAAAAAATAAAAAAAATGCCAGTCTGGCATAA
- the yidC gene encoding membrane protein insertase YidC, translated as MEEKKFDVQSLIGFILIGGILLWMLYTNSASEEGVEPQQETEQVEVPGNTDSNQPPQQEQEVQSQGADSTALAQARERLGAFGYSASLPSATENTTTISNDVLELKIDNKGGYISEARLTNYKTFDSIPVYLIKDGNASFNINFTTTDGRTLDTENLYFEPEVTQSGDNQIISMKLKVSENEFLEYRYVLKPGEYMLDFSIRSQGLNDVFNSSRDINMNWQLKGYRHAKSISYENRYTDLIYEYEDGDDDYLGSGDFEEQEDDNITYVAFKQHFFTSILLTDTPFSRGKFTSQNLVEDEEIDTVYTKDFAAQLPLELNGGELNYNMNWYYGPTDYKILNDYDRNLDEVVPLGWGIFGWINKYVFIPFFAFLSGVLPSYGIAIIVMTIVVRIVLSPVTYKSYLSQAKMKVLRPEINELNEKYKDNAMKKQQETMKLYSKAGASPMSGCLPALMQIPVFYALFQFFPSAFQLRQKGFLWADDLSSYDTIAQLPFNIPFYGDHVSLFPILASIAIFVYMMMTTGQSMQQAQQPGMPNMKFIMYLSPLMMLFFFNNYASGLSLYYFTSNLITIGIMLVIKYVIIDEDKIHAKIQENKKKPKKQNKFTRKMQEMMEQAEQQKNQQKKK; from the coding sequence ATGGAAGAAAAGAAATTTGATGTTCAGTCCTTAATTGGATTTATACTTATTGGTGGAATTTTACTTTGGATGCTGTACACCAACAGCGCCTCAGAAGAAGGAGTAGAACCACAACAGGAAACCGAGCAGGTTGAAGTTCCCGGAAATACAGATTCCAATCAGCCACCACAACAAGAACAGGAAGTACAAAGCCAGGGTGCAGATTCTACTGCCCTTGCCCAGGCTCGTGAGCGTTTAGGTGCTTTCGGTTATTCGGCAAGTCTTCCATCGGCTACAGAAAATACCACCACCATTTCCAACGATGTTTTAGAACTTAAAATTGATAACAAAGGTGGATATATTTCAGAAGCAAGGTTAACCAATTACAAAACCTTCGATTCTATTCCGGTTTATTTAATTAAAGACGGAAATGCTTCCTTCAACATTAATTTCACCACTACAGACGGAAGAACACTTGACACCGAAAACCTTTATTTTGAACCCGAAGTAACTCAAAGTGGAGATAATCAGATTATCTCTATGAAGCTGAAAGTTTCAGAAAACGAATTCCTGGAATATCGCTATGTGCTGAAACCGGGTGAATATATGTTAGATTTCAGTATTAGATCTCAGGGGCTAAATGACGTATTTAACAGTTCCAGGGATATTAATATGAACTGGCAGTTAAAAGGTTACCGTCACGCAAAAAGTATTTCTTACGAAAATCGTTATACAGATCTCATTTATGAATATGAAGATGGTGATGACGATTATTTAGGCAGCGGTGATTTTGAAGAACAGGAAGATGACAATATTACTTATGTAGCTTTTAAACAGCATTTCTTCACCTCTATATTATTGACCGACACCCCATTTAGTCGCGGAAAATTCACTTCTCAAAACCTTGTGGAAGACGAAGAAATAGATACGGTTTATACCAAAGATTTTGCTGCACAGTTGCCTTTAGAATTAAATGGTGGAGAGCTTAATTATAATATGAACTGGTATTACGGACCAACCGATTATAAGATCTTAAATGATTATGACCGTAATCTTGATGAAGTTGTACCATTAGGTTGGGGAATTTTTGGGTGGATTAACAAATACGTATTCATCCCATTTTTCGCATTTTTAAGCGGTGTTCTACCAAGCTACGGTATCGCCATTATTGTAATGACCATTGTTGTTAGAATTGTACTGTCTCCGGTTACTTACAAATCTTATCTCTCACAGGCTAAAATGAAGGTTTTAAGACCTGAAATTAATGAGCTGAACGAGAAGTATAAGGATAATGCGATGAAAAAGCAGCAGGAAACTATGAAGCTGTATAGCAAAGCAGGAGCCAGCCCAATGAGTGGTTGTTTACCGGCTTTAATGCAAATTCCGGTTTTCTATGCCTTATTCCAGTTCTTCCCAAGTGCTTTCCAGTTAAGACAGAAAGGATTCTTATGGGCAGACGATTTATCAAGTTATGATACTATAGCTCAGTTACCATTCAACATTCCATTTTATGGAGATCACGTGAGTTTATTCCCAATTTTAGCATCTATCGCCATCTTTGTTTATATGATGATGACCACGGGACAAAGTATGCAACAGGCTCAGCAACCGGGAATGCCTAATATGAAATTTATTATGTATTTGTCTCCGCTAATGATGTTGTTCTTCTTTAACAACTACGCGAGTGGACTTTCATTGTACTACTTCACCTCTAACCTGATTACTATAGGTATTATGTTGGTGATTAAATATGTGATAATTGACGAAGATAAAATTCATGCAAAGATCCAGGAGAACAAGAAAAAGCCTAAAAAGCAAAATAAGTTCACCAGGAAAATGCAGGAAATGATGGAGCAGGCAGAACAGCAAAAGAATCAACAGAAAAAGAAGTAA
- a CDS encoding type II toxin-antitoxin system ParD family antitoxin: protein MGKNTLISLGDYFEDFINEEVKSGRYNSANEVIQSALRLLEREERKELELVKALEIGEESGFVENFDPKEHLKKLHSNIDE, encoded by the coding sequence ATGGGAAAAAACACTTTAATATCACTTGGAGATTATTTTGAAGATTTCATCAATGAGGAGGTGAAATCTGGTAGATATAATTCAGCTAACGAGGTTATTCAATCAGCGTTAAGATTATTGGAAAGAGAAGAAAGGAAGGAGTTAGAACTGGTCAAAGCTTTGGAAATTGGAGAAGAAAGTGGATTTGTAGAAAATTTTGATCCAAAGGAGCACTTAAAAAAATTACATTCCAATATCGATGAGTAA
- a CDS encoding type II toxin-antitoxin system RelE/ParE family toxin yields the protein MSKKYRISQQAIEDLESIWIYTIKKWSKPQADRYYNLIIAEIEFIADNFLTGKSVEQTRKNYRVTKVKSHLIFYRKIENNIIEIIRILHERMDIPGRLK from the coding sequence ATGAGTAAAAAATATCGCATAAGTCAGCAAGCGATTGAGGATTTAGAAAGTATTTGGATTTATACAATTAAAAAATGGTCTAAACCACAGGCTGATAGATACTATAATCTGATTATTGCAGAAATAGAATTTATAGCTGATAATTTCCTGACCGGAAAATCTGTAGAGCAAACACGAAAAAATTATCGAGTTACAAAAGTGAAATCTCATTTAATATTCTACAGAAAAATTGAGAACAACATTATAGAGATCATAAGGATCTTACACGAACGTATGGATATTCCAGGAAGACTGAAATAG
- a CDS encoding protein-L-isoaspartate(D-aspartate) O-methyltransferase, with protein sequence MEDNYRHKGKRQQLVKTVKKKGITDKAVLDAIGKIPRHLFMDSSFEDHAYQDKAFPIAADQTISQPYTVAFQTEKLEIKKSEKVLEIGTGSGYQTAVLCELGAKVYSIERQRELYKKTKAFLNKIGYRPKHLSFGDGYKGMPDYAPFDKIIVTAGAPFVPKDLLGQLKVGGRMVIPVGDDVQTMTLFIRKSPTEFDKTEFGQFRFVPLLGDKN encoded by the coding sequence ATCGAAGATAACTATAGACATAAGGGTAAAAGACAGCAATTGGTAAAAACCGTAAAGAAAAAGGGGATTACCGATAAAGCAGTTTTAGATGCAATTGGGAAAATTCCCCGGCATTTATTTATGGATAGCAGTTTTGAAGATCACGCCTACCAGGATAAAGCTTTTCCCATTGCTGCAGATCAAACGATATCACAACCTTATACGGTGGCTTTCCAAACTGAAAAACTGGAAATTAAAAAAAGCGAGAAAGTTCTGGAAATAGGTACTGGTAGCGGTTATCAAACTGCGGTTTTATGTGAGCTAGGTGCTAAAGTTTATAGCATTGAGCGCCAACGCGAATTATATAAAAAAACAAAAGCTTTTCTAAATAAAATTGGCTATCGACCCAAACATCTTAGTTTTGGAGATGGCTACAAAGGAATGCCAGATTATGCGCCTTTTGATAAAATAATTGTAACTGCCGGCGCTCCTTTTGTGCCTAAAGACCTTTTAGGGCAGTTAAAAGTTGGGGGCAGGATGGTAATTCCTGTGGGTGACGATGTGCAAACTATGACGCTTTTTATAAGAAAATCTCCTACAGAATTTGATAAAACCGAATTTGGCCAGTTTAGGTTTGTGCCTTTGCTTGGGGATAAGAATTAG